Below is a window of Fodinicurvata sp. EGI_FJ10296 DNA.
CTTCGACGCCCTGCTTCCGGCGCTTAAAATCCACCAGCCTGTATTTTTGCTTGTGGCCACCGCCGATCCGCCGTGCGGTTACGCGCCCGGTGTTGTTACGGCCACCACTTTTCCCCAAGCCACTCGTCAGCTTCTTAACCGGTTTGCCCTTATAGACATCCGATCGATCTACAGTGACGAGCTGTCGTCTGCCCGGTGTTACCGGGTTATGCTGTTTCAGCGCCATGCGTCAAACCCCCGTCGTCACGTCGATGGAATGCCCTTCGGCCAAAGTGACGATCGCTTTCTTCTGATCGGACCTCTTCCCAGAAACGCCCTTAAACCGCTTGGTCTTACCCTTTTGTACAAGGGTGTTGACGGCCGTGACCTTTACGTCAAAAAGCGTTTCTATAGCCTGTTTGATCTCGGGCTTGGTTGCTTCGGGCGATACACGAAATGCCACTTGCCCATGTTCAGACATCACTGTCGATTTTTCAGTGATGATTGGCGATCGGATCACGTCGTACATCCGTTCCCGTGTAATCTTCGGAAACTTGCGAATACCGTTCGTTTTCATGACAGACGAGCCTCCAGCTTCTCAACGGCGTCTTTGCTTAAGACGAGCGTTTCGCGACGCAGGATGTCATAAACGTTTGCGCCCTGACTCGGCAGAACGTCGATGAACGGAAGGTTCCGAATGGCCAGCGCAAAAGCTCCGTCAATCTCTTCACCGCCGATGAAAATAGCGGATTTGAGCCCGAGCGCCGCCAACTTTTGCCGCATGGCTGCAGTCTTGTGGCTGTCTGCGGCCAACCGATCCAGGATGAGCACCTGTCCTGCTTTCACCTTGGACGAAAGAGCAGTCTTCAACGCCAGCGCCCGAACCTTCTTCGGCAGATCGAATCCATGATCGCGCGGAGTCGGTCCGAAGACTACGCCACCACCCCTGAACTGCGCGACGCGAAGACTGCCGGCGCGAGCCCGTCCGGTACCTTTCTGGCGCCAAGGTTTTTTCGTGGTGCCGGCGACTTCACTGCGACCCTTCACCTTATGGGTGCCAGCCCGCCGTTTCGCCAATTGCCACCGTACCGCGCGGTGAAGCAGATCCTTCCGGACATCTACACCAAAGACCGCATCGCTCAAGTCGATCTCGCCGGCCTCGGTATTGTCGAGAGTTTTGACCGTTACCTTCATCGTCTCAGTTCCCGCTCTCTGTGCCGGCAGCCGACTCGGCAGGTTCGCTGGAACCATCCGATTCACCGGACGTGGTGCTTGCCGATGCCTTGCGGACCGCACCGGGGCGAGGAGCCGCATCAGGCAGGGGCCGCTTAACAGCGTCACTTATAAAGACCCAGCCGCCCTCGGACCCCGGGACAGCGCCACGAACAAGGACCAGACCCCGTTCCACATCTGTCGACACAACGGAAAGATTCTGAACCGTCACTCGCCGATCACCCATGTGGCCGGCCATTTTCTTGCCCTTGAAAACCCGGCCCGGATCCTGATTCTGACCCGTCGATCCGTGCGCTCGGTGAGACACAGATACACCGTGCGATGCCCGAAGACCGGCGAACCCATGCCGTTTCATCGGACCGGCAAATCCCTTACCGATCGATGTGCCTGTCACATCGACAAACTGGCCTGGAACAAAATGGTCCGCCGTCAATTCGTCGCCGACATCCAGCAATTCGTCATCGCCAACCCGGAACTCACAGACTTTCCGCTTTGGCTCGACAAGAGCCTTCGCAAAGTGTCCGCGCATCGGCTTGCTAACGTTCTTGACCTTCGCTTTGCCTGCGCCGAGTTGAACAGCGGAATAGCCGTCATTTTCGGTACGCCTGACAGCGATCACCTGACATGAATCGACTTTAAGAACCGTTACAGGAACATGAACGCCCTCGTCAGTGAAGACGCGCGTCATAC
It encodes the following:
- a CDS encoding 50S ribosomal protein L23, with the translated sequence MKTNGIRKFPKITRERMYDVIRSPIITEKSTVMSEHGQVAFRVSPEATKPEIKQAIETLFDVKVTAVNTLVQKGKTKRFKGVSGKRSDQKKAIVTLAEGHSIDVTTGV
- the rplC gene encoding 50S ribosomal protein L3; its protein translation is MRSGIIAQKVGMTRVFTDEGVHVPVTVLKVDSCQVIAVRRTENDGYSAVQLGAGKAKVKNVSKPMRGHFAKALVEPKRKVCEFRVGDDELLDVGDELTADHFVPGQFVDVTGTSIGKGFAGPMKRHGFAGLRASHGVSVSHRAHGSTGQNQDPGRVFKGKKMAGHMGDRRVTVQNLSVVSTDVERGLVLVRGAVPGSEGGWVFISDAVKRPLPDAAPRPGAVRKASASTTSGESDGSSEPAESAAGTESGN
- the rplD gene encoding 50S ribosomal protein L4 — protein: MKVTVKTLDNTEAGEIDLSDAVFGVDVRKDLLHRAVRWQLAKRRAGTHKVKGRSEVAGTTKKPWRQKGTGRARAGSLRVAQFRGGGVVFGPTPRDHGFDLPKKVRALALKTALSSKVKAGQVLILDRLAADSHKTAAMRQKLAALGLKSAIFIGGEEIDGAFALAIRNLPFIDVLPSQGANVYDILRRETLVLSKDAVEKLEARLS